The following DNA comes from Vigna radiata var. radiata cultivar VC1973A chromosome 4, Vradiata_ver6, whole genome shotgun sequence.
ACGAGAGAGTGAGGAGGAGCAGCTTGAACATGGATCCAATGACccaagaagaggaagatgaagagtgATAGCAAGTTTTGATTTTCCATAAGCATTGAAGTCTGGTGGGTGTTTGTGTGAATTCCTCACCCAATGGGTCTCTCAAAGTGTGTTGAGAAGAAAACAATCTGAAGGAATGAAGCAATGAGGAAATCATGATGAGTGTTTATATACATAGGagtgttgtgtgtgtgtgaaatgAAAGGTAttgaaaaaaggaaagaaaggaatCAGTGATTAAGCTGTAGTGTAACAGTGAAGGTGGGAGAAGAAAGCATTATTCgattaaaaaatgtgtttttggaaTTTATACCACAGAAATGTAAGAAAGTTAAGAAGAAAACTGGAGCATGGGCGAGTCAGAGTCACCACGTGTGTTTATTTCTCTAACAATTTCCTCTGTTttgtttctgtttctgtttctgCTGCTGCCATCATATTTATAACACAAACTTCGTACTTCAGTTTTATACATTCTCGTACAAATACACCATAAGATCATGTCACAGTTACATGCTGGAAGAAATTGAGACTAAACTTGGACCATTATTTTTGGTTTCAACAATTTTCTGCATGGTTATAATTGTAGAACGTGGAATTTCgacaaaaggaaacaaaagaaaatcctAGAATAAATTATGAAACGAAGAATTGGAAATAGTAACTTAGTATAGTAAGTCTCCCCACAGAAATCACGGAGGGAAAACCGGACAATACTTACATAATAAACAGATAAGAGATGCTTCTGACTTGACACgaacaaaataaaggaaaatgatattttaagatcatttttttgacaccattgtgacactgcacacgtgtcaaaatgtgattggacgatttcaaattaaaaaagttgagacagaggtatatttggaagagaaaaatcaaagtttgtttttttaatttgaaatcgtccaaccacattttgacacgtgtgtagtatcaaaatgatgtcaaaaaatggtgttaaaatatcatctttCTCAAAATAAACAGCTATGttactaaataaaacatttatattaatcTCTTAAAAGTTAAGGTATAaataaggaaaaagtctctttaacaacttttttttttttaaaacgcAGATGTACAGTGATtcgtttcaaataattttttaaaataaattcaaacaaatcaataaaataatgtaaaaaaattattaaaatatcattatcctttaaataaatactattattttattacacgTAAAGAAActattgaatgaaataaattcttcttttttttctttcggaGAAGAAATTCTTCATTTTGTGGTTGCTAATTCAAGTCAACAAAGGATTAAAAAATGGTGTCCGATTATTATAAGATGTTTTTTTCTTACGAATATGTGATTTAAATACCTGAGGGCGAAACGAAACCCTTTCGTGACGAATGGTGCGTAATATAATAGAATTtgataacataattaatatattactataactgattttttattttgttttgcttattatattataatggtGAGATATATTCAAGGATTGGTTACAGAAAAATTTTCTATTCCTTCCATCtgtgttttttattcttattattataaacactAGTTATAATTATCcacttgtttaaaaatataggataaaataatttaatataagtttGTGTGTAACTAATAAAGTTTATTGTCTTTATTATTATcctttcatatattatattgatattaaatGAGTCTACATTGTGAAGCATTGGTTTCGACGTGAGCATTGTGCATAAGAAAATGAGTcatggaaaaacaaaatatgcCAATGtcttgataaataaaaaagtatttcttaacgataaaaaaaaagaaaaaaaaactttcctAGTAGGGTTTTATGGTAGGAGTGTGAAAAAATGTTTAATGAGAAATAGTTTTACCTGattttggaaggaaaaaatatttgtactaTGTAATTTTGCtaataaaaacatgtgatatgGATTCTTTGTATAagtagatatttattatttgtagataatgaataaataatattttaatattagtttatgaacagtattttaatattattagcaaaaagttaaaattatattaagttacattaaattaaaattaatttatattttattatgttaaatttaattaaaattaatttttatttaatttaatttatattttattttatatttatttttgtaattttattttaaaaatttataaaatatatttttttttaaatatatatagatatgtaTACATatctgtaaatattttttaaataagtatccaataaataatgaatgatttttttttttgttgaaacaaataaatattattcatatatgATCCAATCTATTCTCATCTGTATTCTATTTATGTTAAAGTTATAAGAGAGGGGTGAGTGAGTTATATTGGAAAGAGAGTCttcaattactttattttttattgtttctttaaGTATTTAACATAGGAggataacatttttataaaaaaaaattggaaataatttataatgttatttttagtaaggaattgaaaaaaatgcaagtataaaattctattgaataattgaattatttaaaattagattattttttcaagtagaaatttgaaatttttttaaaattctaaaatcaatGTATATCTTCTTTGTGTCACCTTGTCTAAAATTGACACATTGTTAGCTTGACCAAATTAGAAGAAAGTTATTTCCAACTAATGTTAGTCAGTGTTTTTAGTTGATgtgagtcatttttttttaactaatattaattaGAGTTGTTTTAGAATCATTTAAATCAGAATTATTTCTAGGctataatgttaaatataggATTCTTCTATCAATCTTATTAAGAGGACTAATTTTCTGTAGATATATATAAAGTTGATTTCTTGTTTATGTTAATGAGAGAAGGGGATTTTAAGCATAGTGGATGGAataatatgtccaacaaataattaataaatatcattagGATAGACTTTTAAGGATGACTCTGATACTATGtaatatactatgaattggtcttatctctagtcgatgtgagactttcaatattatatgtaatatcaatgagattattttttattatctctagtcgatgtgagactttcaatattatatgtaatatcaatgagataattttttattattttttcatatgtgtagactttttattaatttgtcaTAGTTATATTTCTCTTCAGTTATATTTTAGggtgatgtaattttgaaaatttgctAATGTGACTTTATGGTTTGGTGGACAAtccttgtttaaaagaaaaatggtgaTAAGTTGAAGAATTGGTGAAGTAGTTCTAATTAGATAGCAGGCGTTCCACCAAAAAGTTGTGATTAAAAAAGAGCAAAAGGATGAGATATTATATGTTGGTGAAGATGAAACGTTTTGGTTGTTTTTAGTAACATGGATCACTTGAAAGAAACTTGTGAATGTCATTGCCGGCATTGATTAAAGAAACATAGAGGGTGAGAAAATTAAGGagccaaaacaaaacaaatttttgatagaaaaaTGGCAAAGTCCTATTTGGAAAAGCAATCACAAGAATCAACCTTAATTAAACAAAGACAAATCATTAGGATGGTCTTTGCTGTAATTAATAATAGCATCAGCATAAGAAGTACTTAGTTTGATGTTGCTTCCTTTGTGGAATAATGGAACACATTTTCATCTCACAGCTTCTTTCTATCAATCAATTATGCCATTCTGGCTAGCATTCTTGCACTTTTGTCTTCATCCTTCATCCTTCTCATCCTTGGACTATTGCTTTCTAATGCAATATTAACAAGATTTTATTGAagatttaaatatgaatatatataactCTTAtattagattgaaaaaaaaaaatcttataagagaaaatatattcttttaaaattattatttttatgttttagttaaaaatagtatatactttttattcaaGTTGTTATTTAAGatgattgtttttttatttagaatattTGTGTCAAGACAACAATAagttttattgttataataaagatgaaacaaaaaaagtttaaaaaatttaaagaaagattATGATGTGTTTCTGATTAattagtaatatataaatttaatacatcataatatatcaaatttaattaatattgaattttttttgtttgggatcctacatcgactaaagataagactaATTCATAGTATctaaatgaatgtaaattttattttacaaactgattttatgaaattgagttagatttaaaatccacttctaagGTTTTAGTACGATTTGTGAAGCGAAGAAGACTTTATAACTGGAAAATAAGTGGCATTGACAAAGGACACAAATGTAGTAGTTAGTGGAGATTGATGATGGCGTTGATTTGTGTGAATTATGCGTTTGTGGCCCCTTCCTTTCTCCACCTTTCATTAATTCAAACAATGGACAAACGTGGTTTCCTTTTCACAGTTTACTTTTTTTGTGAATCTCTATGTATGACTGAACTTCAGTTGGGGTGGTTCATGCAGTTGCTTTGCTACTTCATTATAAAATTGCTAAGGGCGTATTTGAATGTAAGGTCTCACCTTCCAATGCATATAagtgttaattaatttaaaaaaatatttttttaacaatttttttacaaccgTGTAATAATTTAtggttcttttaaaatatacaaactaataaaataataatacataatctattgttaaaaaattgttaaataagtTACTTCAACTTTGTATCGACACACATTCAACACCACTTGTTCTTTCACTGTCACACAGTCTTATTCACACACTCCTTCAAATTTATTTCTAGGCTCCACAGTGTTACACAACACTTTCAACAATCAAATATGTTTGTCCAGATATTTTATATCgaatagaaatgaaaataaaattcattttacaaattaattttataaatactacaaaaaaaattatattataaaattattgatgGATATTTATCAATGAATCATAATTTGTcagtaataatatattattgataatttatcaGCTAGTTTTGATGATTAGATTATCCATAAAAATATACGTCTtcgattaaaaatatttatttaaattgtttgtgTTATTACCAGTGATTAAGAGTCGTTGGTAATGttcaaaacacattaaaaatttggaaactcatttttttcttttgcacgAAGAAGTGGAGAAGAAAATGCACAAGAAACTTGGTCGGAACCTATTTTGAAAGGTTTCatctatattttctttaacttaATGAGTTGAAATTGTTAGAAGTCTCACGTTAACTAGAAATAAGATTAtttcatagtatataaataggtacaaatcttattttacaaatCGATTTTGTAGATtgaattaatcttaaaattcacttttaattcttatatttcttCATTGTGTGAGAGAAGATGGATATGTACGATAACATTATAGTATTacgaaacaaaaacaaatgtaataatgtattttttctttctttcaatatttctctcattttcctCCCAATTACtaacattcattttatttattacactATTTAAAAAGGTTatacctttttttcattttgaaatataaatagaatgatgatattttgacaacactttttgacaacttttttgacaacaggacacatgtcatcattttattggtctatttaaatttatgtttaaaaaatatttaaaatagaccaatcataaacagttttatcaaaaagttgttaaaaaaatgtttgttaaaaagatttttttctctataaatattattgtggaAAGCGTGGCATAAATTTCCACGCCTAGTGAGTGGCTTAGGCTAAAGAGGAAAAGATGGGTAGGCAATGAGACAACCTACTTTTTTGTGCTTTAGTTTTGGTGCATATATACCATTGACTACTTGAATGCTTTATTTCCGttgaaaacttttaataaaatatatattttagataaattaatatacaagaatttatataaaccatgtttcattcttttctttctataaaaatattttcattcaatctaATTTTGTATTTCCAACAAAAACTATTAGGAATTTTTCACAGAAGacgtgttgttattattttgtgtcTAATTTATTTGCATAAGAATTTCGGATTACTTTTTCTAGTTTGTTCTTATAGATGGTTcacatgtgaaaaaaaaaaatttgaaaacatattgtgaaaagaaagtaaaaaaaataaatcttttatttttaagtatgcAAGCATACTAATAATTCGTAATTGAGATATTTAGACTTATTGCTAAACTCGCTATGAATTGGTTAATCTTTCAATCAATTTTCAActattataacaaatatatatctacGAACCAACCTACTAAAATAGCCATTGCCCAATAATACATGGAAAATATTAGGTCTAtcaaagttataattttttatttgtttcttgtttaatgagtttcaattataatatttttaattagagtaaattttaaatgtcTATATAAATTATATCTCATAATAAATGTGATAGAGGTTATATTATTATCTTCAAGTTTAAGAAGATGCTAAccaatttattgatttttttaaattgaattgtttttttgtcATGAACAGGGACAAGCAATTTTTTATATACGTGGATAAAATTATCATGTATCGTGAATAAAATCTgtcaccattaattattattcacaaatatttattatatcatttattatatcattaactaataaataaaaagtattttaatatttatttataaataggtaagatattatattattcatatcgtgaatatttattatatataaagtaaaaataggtTTGGGTCGAGTtgggttttaaaaaattaaatatcttttatgcgggtcaaattTAAATCCGGTttatttaaacccggctcatgcgggttgaatcTGTGGTCGGCCGATTTGGTCCGCCAactcacctacctaattttattttttaatttattattttatttatgaaacttatggcatataagaaatttatttgtatgttttttgtgtttatttttggatgacatttggattatattgtactttttattattattttgaattgtcttcagtttaacatcatttattgggagtgaaatttgtttaaatttgagtatagaaagtttgtgttttttttatttaaaaaaagttgtaattaaatgggctagtgagccaatctttttacccaccaacccgtagtgggtcgagccgggttggattggctcactaagtgatgAACCCATGATGAATCGAGTCGGATTACCTGTTTTGATAGTTCtaatataaagattaatttatattttattaagttaattttaattaaaactagaaataatttatattttattaggttaaatttaattaaagctaaatttacatttatatttaatttaattaaatttatttcatattttataattttattgtaaaatttaataaaatattattttttttaaatatctgcTAGTATTAGTTGTAAAATAGTCACAAATAAAGTATCatataaagattatatatattggAACGGTCAACTCGAATATGAATATGTCTTACTAACTTATTCTTTCTTAAATGAAACAGACATTTTGAAAAGAATTAGaggcagaaaaagaaaaagaaaaagaaaataaaattccataGTCTGAATCTGAATGCAGAAGTTGAGAATTTTGTTGATGCTTCCTAGATTTTGTTTTCCAGGTAACAACACTTTATGCTTTTGGAATTTTAAGTAAGGCAAATTCTAAACATTCAGAtggaaaaagattaaaatttaattaataatttgatttatatgttTAGGTTTTGATAGGtaacacttttaaaataaaaacattaacactaatttaatgaaaagatTTACGTCGagttttctaataaaattaaaaactcaattaagtttttttattaaaaaatataaaaacttaattcagttttttttaattaaaaattcaattaaataaaaaaaatatagagatgaaaacatgtaaaaacttaaatataacaacaactaataatgttattaattcaattaataatgtgATTTTGATCTatcatttaacaaattttttattttggagcTTATATACTTTGTCTTTGTCTTGAAAAGATATATCAATagataaagaattataaatGTACCTTAAATTACTCTTAATTTCAAATGTAATATTTGACTTTTGACCATTGAAACACGTTTCccactttaaaattaaaaatttaaaacctctttagtttttttttttttttttacatggaaCAACTGGTAGTTTTTTCCAACATAGCACATTACGCATAGTATTTACCGCCGAAATATTCTGTCTTTGTTTCCATATCAGAATTTGGTATCTTATTTGTCCAATTCTTACTTTCAATGTGACGATTGTGTATAAAAAAccagtcattttttttttatcaaagtaaCTAAATTTTCAGCtggatttttaaatattatttgattgtttaaattgtttaaaaaaacaaatttcataatactcaaaccttttaaaattgaatactcaaacaaatttaaaaaaactcaaattttataatactcaaacaaatatatttccaaaattaatttagtaCGTTCTGGaaaatataatctaaaacaATGGGATCAAGAAGAATAAGATGTAGGAATAAACTGCTTTTCttcatttgtaatttttgtcCAGACAAAAATAAAGTGTTAAGAAGCTAGTACTATTTACACTCCCCTTTCTCATTATGTTTCAAACTATCTGCTAACCACACCCCTCCCTTCATCCCATCTCTTTCTTCCAATTTTTaacttctatatatataatgaagttTGGGATCAATTCTTTGGCATGTAGCAAAAACGTAGTTCATAAAGAAACAAagtatattcaaattattaatttttaactattttaaaagtattataattgcaataaaatcttatttttacatatatattcaaattaaaaattaaaaaattaaaataattatttaatttatatgaaataacacatgatttttattaacaactttttgactgtgtcattattttattaatttatttaaatttatatttaaaaaaatatttgaaacgcataaatcattatatatataattgtaaaaaaatagttcttaaaagaaaaatgatattttaacactattttttgacattattttgacactacacacgtgtcaaaatgtgattggacgatttgaaattagaaaaacaaactttggtttttctcttccaaatatacccctgtctcaacttttttaatttgaaatcgtccaaccacattttaacacgtgtgcagtgtcaaaatggtgtcaaaaaatagtgttaaaatatcattttccgttttggaaaatgatattttaacaccattttttgacactattttgacactgcacacgtgtcaagatgtgattggacgatttcaaattaaaaaaattgagacaggggtatgtttggaagaaaaaaaacaaagtttgttatttaatttgaaatcgtccaatcacatcttgacacgtgtgcagtgtcaaaatagtgtcaaaaaatggtgttaaaatatcattttccaaaacaaaatttctttctaatattGCATGCATTTGCATGGCATTTGATAAAGAAAGGCCCCACCTTATCCAGAAGTTAAGTGTAAAAAAtagtgagaaaaaaagaagaggctCTTGTTCTCTCCATATCTGGTTTGTAATCCAAAACAACTCACCTTCCGCCACGGAATGGGGAGACATGGCTCTCACTGCcgctctttcttcttctctttcttccgCCGCCGGAATATTCCCTCGCCCCAATAAAACCACACCCTCTTTCCACTCCTCCACCACcttccaccaccatcaccaccaccactcTTTCTTCTTGCGAggtttctcttcttctcttcactttctcctACACACATCCTTTCAATCACTTCAACATATGCAATTGCTTTTGTTACACACCTTTTTCTTTCCCATCTACTTTACAAAGTTTAATTAATGATCATGCATGCATTCATCATATAAAATATCGTGAAAGATGTCAAACCAAAGTTCATAGTTCATGTAGAATTAAAAGGGTTTTTTTGATGGATCAGATCGTGTATACAGTGAGAATTGTCCTTGATTATAGTTTCATTggttcttttatgatttttattggatacattttatcttttccttctctttttgtttgagaaaaagtttatcaaaataatCTTAGCATATATATGTATGAACTAATACTACTTTGGTGTTGTGCTAGTTGTGGCATATGTTGATATGTACTATTTAAGATTTTTGCAGTTGCAAATGATGCTGATAGGAGTGAAGTTTCATCTGATACTGGAACCAAGGCATCATCATATTCAGAAGCTGATAAGATTGTTGATGGTATGGACTTTGGTGAGCTTTGCAATGAGTTTGAGTGCATCAGCAGCCCCTTGGTAGAATCTACTGCAAGACAACTTGCACGAGATATACTTGAACAAAGGGAGGGAAATCGAGCACTTGGAACCTTTGCTGTTTCTGTCACATACAAGGTCTTGCTTTGGTTCTCCTTAGCACACCATATGTTCTGTATATGATCTGTGCCACGTTTTCATCAAGAAAACAACAGGCTTCATTTCTGGTAACAGTGGTTCCCCTTTGTGACAGAACAAGGGATACCAGTTTGTTTTCTTGATTGAATGTTTATGCCAATGAAGAGTCACATTATAGTAAGGGGAAACAGAAAGTTTGAAGGACTTTGGGGTTATTCAAATAATGATAATGTTTAACTAGTACATTAGGCAcaataattttatgtaaaacTGTAGCATACAATGTTGTTAGAGTAATATTATTATGGTTTTTTATACAAACAAATCGAatgatttactttttaattgatatttctTTGGACCGTCCTCCTTAACTGAATTTTATGTCATGTCTATGATTCTGTGATCGTGTTTAGGATCCTATCAGAAGTTTTACTGGTCGTGAGAAGTATAAAAGAGCACTATGGGCTACTGGTGCACTAGACAACGCATCTGTGGTGAGCTCAATTTCTAGCATCCTTCTTCTAAAGCAGCAATTAATCCATGAAACAGGGATATTCTGTTGTTCTTCTCATGTTATAGCTTCCCTTGTTTGACAaatgctttgttttttttaagttggTTGGCTGGAACAACACTTAGGCTACATATTACTAgtatcaataaagaaaataaccacattatattgagtttttcttattGCAGTCTTCATTCTTTTTAAGATAGACTCTTCCAAAGTGGCAAAATATGTAAAGAAGTGAGTGCCTTGATTTGAAGTTATTTTatcctaataatttttttcacctAGTAATACTAGAAAACAgattagaaacaaaaattaatgtgGTGTTTATgtaaatgaaatcaaataacCTTTCCTAAATATAAGAACAATAAGTCAGTCTTAGAGTTTCTAAAATGTTTATGTGGTGACAGACTGTGCAGGAAATGGTGATGCTGTCAACCAGTGTTTTGAGTATCAAGTGGACAATAAGAGGGAAGCCAAAATCCGTTATTGGTGGAGAGGATTTAATACTTAGAATCACTTCCAAATTTACTCTTAACCAAATTAGTGGTCAAGTCATTGAGCATGAAGAGTTTTGGGACTTATCAGCTTCATCTGCTAGTGCTCAGACATTTTTCTGGACATCACGTGCTCTTTTCTCTGCTATTGAATCTGTCAAAGACTTGGTAGACAATGCTAAGAATTTGAGTAGTaaaatttcaaccaaaaaaGAGAACTTGGAGATGTATCCTGATCCTTCAGGAGATCCAACCAAGGTTAGTTCTTTTTCTGTTATAGATGAATTCTAAATGCCAGGCTTCAATGTCCTACCTTTTCTCATATTGGGTGCTTTTCTATTTTACTTAAATTGGTTAAATGCTTGATCAGAGTTTATACTATTTGTACCTAAATGAACAAGTGACTTTGACTTCATTTtctaaatctattaaaatagaCTAAAAAGTTGTTTGAATAAGTATATAATGAGTACTTATTAAATTCcatctcattttcttctctttcaggTGTTTGTCGGTAAGTTTATCCAAATATGATCAAATTCATTATCCATTTTCTTAAACTCAACCAAAGACACCTTCATAATGAATCAATCAAATTGTTCAAATCTTAAGTTTATGCCATTGCATTCATTATAACAAGAATCTGATTATATGAAGGCCTTTCAATCTGATTAGTACACATGTCATTTTCTTTCTGAGTTGTTCAttgcttttacttttattcaGTTCTTCCAGAGGGATGACAGTTTTCAACGAGATGCATACCAGATTGCACTATTCCTGGCAGTTATTTATTTGGTGGTACAGTTTCTAAGGACAACTTTGTAGAGACATCCTTCCTTTATACCAACTGAACTTGTATCTCTTTGTTCTCCACTAGTGTATCATTATAAAGTGTGATTATCAGCTTATACAGTCATCAGGTTGTTTTGTCAAAATTACAAGTAAATATGTATTGCTCTTATTTGTGAGTGTGTCTATAAAAATCAGACAATATTATGTTGGAACTTTTAGCAGGTTCTTCTGGTGCCACAACCTCAAAGGACCATTTGATTATTCTGCAACAAAACAGGCTAACAAATATCCAGGATGTGTGTGATACTTTGTTTTGAAACAGATATATTGTACCTTTTAACATAAAGTGGAGAAAATCTACCAAAATTGTAGCAGTAATTGGTATATGGACTATTCTTGTTTAGCACAATAGGTATAACATAACCAACCAGAATTTTTAAGGTATACTAAAATAACTTCTGAACTATtctacataaatattattattgaaatacaCTTTAAACTtctaattaattgtttttagatgaattgatGAGAAGCACTCTCTTAT
Coding sequences within:
- the LOC106758084 gene encoding uncharacterized protein LOC106758084 isoform X1 encodes the protein MALTAALSSSLSSAAGIFPRPNKTTPSFHSSTTFHHHHHHHSFFLRVANDADRSEVSSDTGTKASSYSEADKIVDGMDFGELCNEFECISSPLVESTARQLARDILEQREGNRALGTFAVSVTYKDPIRSFTGREKYKRALWATGALDNASVTVQEMVMLSTSVLSIKWTIRGKPKSVIGGEDLILRITSKFTLNQISGQVIEHEEFWDLSASSASAQTFFWTSRALFSAIESVKDLVDNAKNLSSKISTKKENLEMYPDPSGDPTKFFQRDDSFQRDAYQIALFLAVIYLVVQFLRTTL
- the LOC106758084 gene encoding uncharacterized protein LOC106758084 isoform X2, giving the protein MALTAALSSSLSSAAGIFPRPNKTTPSFHSSTTFHHHHHHHSFFLRVANDADRSEVSSDTGTKASSYSEADKIVDGMDFGELCNEFECISSPLVESTARQLARDILEQREGNRALGTFAVSVTYKDPIRSFTGREKYKRALWATGALDNASVEMVMLSTSVLSIKWTIRGKPKSVIGGEDLILRITSKFTLNQISGQVIEHEEFWDLSASSASAQTFFWTSRALFSAIESVKDLVDNAKNLSSKISTKKENLEMYPDPSGDPTKFFQRDDSFQRDAYQIALFLAVIYLVVQFLRTTL